A single window of Nicotiana tomentosiformis chromosome 1, ASM39032v3, whole genome shotgun sequence DNA harbors:
- the LOC104106400 gene encoding uncharacterized protein, which yields MKAMETLQDLIEEVKIRTVWWGLCIFAVCYFLTHTSTSMWMNLPIAVLLVFGLRILFNEVDFRWKVRNVRPPTYLAHLEKKQLSVNDSRLSTSPPTLKWKRKIGSPLVEAAAEEFIDKVLHDFVIDLWYSDITPDREAPELIHEIIMDVLGEISGRVKGINLVELLTRDVVDLIGDHLDLFRRNQTAIGVDVMGTLSSEERDERLKHHLLVSKELHPALISAESEYKVLQRLIGGILAVVLRPREAQSPLVRCIARELLTSLVVQPLLNLASPGYINELIEYIFLAYNDEGCKQSGDGKSTEAESHNRNQGAPSDTVKCSETDYKQKEPTKNQGTDASICQYDHRREQSSANAGSSISSSIQDEANHPRPADWARILEAATQRRTEVLMPENLENMWAIGRNYKKKIQKYSASGGIQAPGVKVAVSSGKDAGKELPTQKSEVVMKMEDKQHDPNQPHNQRSHALHLSQELKKEVPSKGGISYDVDNASAIVAYETKTRLKRSNSTSDLVIQSNTEDLLMNKGGGSIISEFYSAEYRRNNPVPSTMSASDMVIRGEGNHRPKLKCRVLGAYFEKLGSKSFAVYSIAVTDANNNTWFVKRRYRNFERLHRHLKDIPNYTLHLPPKRIFSSSTEDAFVHHRCIQLDKYLQDLLSIANVAEQHEVWDFLSASSKNYSFGKSSSVMRTLAVNVDDAVDDIVRQFKGVSDGLMRKVVGSPSSSSYEPTTSTSDRNLSWNVEEMNKLALTQSTSESLNSFSDNDDGDKDGSHGQEEVGPSSEANGWHSDNELNSKGLPPRVVKCDEELRSSAADSKYGSGGFPDTSLAVVPSQQEDPAGVPPEWTPPNLSVPILNLVDKIFQLNRRGWLRRQVFWISKEIMQLMMEDAIDDWLLRQIHWLRREDVIAQGIGWIKDVLWPNGIFFIKLRNPVEINNREPDQGTTRQPVGSKVSKAGSFEEQLEATRRASDVKKMLYDGAPATLVSLIGHKQYRRCARDLYYFLQSTICLKQLTYGVLELVLISVFPELRDVVKDIHEKAQAQPV from the exons ATGAAGGCCATGGAGACCTTGCAAGATCTGATTGAAGAAGTAAAAATTCGAACGGTTTGGTGGGGTTTGTGTATATTTGCTGTCTGTTACTTTTTAACAC ACACCAGTACATCGATGTGGATGAATCTACCTATAGCTGTACTGTTGGTTTTTGGATTACGGATATTGTTTAATGAAGTGGACTTCCGTTGGAAAGTTCGGAATGTGCGACCACCAACATACTTGGCACACTTAGAAAAGAAGCAGCTATCTGTGAATGATAGTCGACTTTCTACCTCACCACCCACACTGAAATGGAAGAGGAAAATTGGTTCTCCACTTGTAGAGGCAGCAGCAGAGGAGTTCATTGACAAGGTTTTGCATGATTTTGTGATTGATTTGTGGTACTCGGATATTACACCTGACAGGGAGGCACCAGAGCTGATACATGAAATAATCATGGATGTCCTTGGTGAAATATCTGGAAGAGTGAAAGGAATTAACCTTGTAGAACTGTTGACAAG GGATGTGGTGGACCTGATAGGAGATCACCTAGACCTTTTCCGCAGGAACCAAACAGCTATTGGCGTGGATGTCATGGGTACATTGTCTTCGGAAGAAAGGGATGAAAGGTTGAAGCACCATCTGTTGGTCTCTAAAGAACTTCACCCTGCTTTGATATCAGCTGAGAGTGAGTACAAG GTACTTCAACGGCTCATTGGTGGAATATTAGCTGTTGTGCTAAGACCCAGGGAAGCACAAAGCCCCTTAGTTCGATGTATTGCCAGAGAACTATTAACTTCTTTAGTGGTACAGCCTCTTCTGAATCTTGCAAGCCCCGG GTATATTAATGAATTGATTGAATACATTTTCCTTGCATATAATGATGAGGGGTGTAAGCAGTCCGGCGATGGTAAATCGACTGAAGCAGAAAGCCACAATCGCAATCAGGGTGCTCCCTCAGACACTGTAAAATGTTCAGAAACTGATTATAAACAGAAAGAACCTACCAAGAATCAAGGGACTGATGCCTCAATCTGCCAATATGACCATCGAAGAGAGCAATCATCAGCTAATGCAGGAAGTTCAATTTCTAGTTCGATTCAAGATGAGGCTAATCATCCAAGGCCTGCTGACTGGGCTCGTATCCTTGAAGCAGCTACCCAGAGAAGAACAGAAGTTCTGATGCCTGAAAATCTTGAAAACATGTGGGCAATCGGCAGAAATTATAAGAAAAAAATCCAAAAGTATTCTGCCTCGGGAGGAATTCAGGCTCCTGGAGTAAAGGTTGCAGTAAGCAGTGGAAAAGATGCGGGAAAAGAATTACCAACTCAGAAGTCTGAAGTAGTCATGAAAATGGAAGATAAACAACACGATCCAAATCAACCACATAATCAGAGAAGTCATGCCCTGCATTTGTCTCAAGAGCTGAAAAAGGAAGTGCCATCCAAGGGAGGAATTTCCTATGATGTTGACAATGCTTCTGCCATTGTTGCATATGAGACTAAGACTAGGCTGAAGAGATCAAATAGTACATCTGATTTAGTTATCCAATCAAATACTGAAGATTTGCTTATGAACAAAGGTGGTGGATCCATTATATCAGAATTCTATAGTGCAGAATATAGGAGAAACAATCCAGTACCCAGCACTATGAGTGCTTCAGACATGGTGATTCGTGGTGAGGGAAATCATCGTCCAAAGCTGAAGTGCAGG GTTTTGGGTGCATATTTTGAGAAGCTGGGCTCAAAATCTTTTGCTGTATATTCCATTGCAGTTACTGATGCCAATAATAACACTTGGTTCGTAAAGAGAAG ATATAGGAACTTCGAGAGATTGCATAGACACCTGAAGGATATTCCTAATTACACGTTACATTTGCCTCCTAAGAGGATATTTTCATCGAGTACAGAAGATGCATTCGTTCATCATCGTTGCATTCAGCTTGACAAATATCTGCAA GATCTCTTGTCAATTGCCAATGTGGCTGAGCAACATGAAGTGTGGGATTTTCTCAGTGCCTCTTCCAAG AACTACTCCTTTGGAAAATCTTCTTCAGTGATGAGAACACTGGCAG TTAACGTGGATGATGCTGTGGATGATATTGTGCGTCAATTTAAAGGCGTTTCTGATGGTTTGATGCGTAAAGTTGTTGGCTCTCCTTCATCTTCTTCTTATGAACCTACTACCTCTACTTCAGACAGAAATTTGTCCTGGAATGTGGAGGAAATGAATAAACTGGCTTTAACCCAAAGTACCTCCGAGTCACTTAATAGCTTTTCTGACAATGATGATGGTGATAAAGATGGAAGCCACGGGCAGGAGGAAGTAGGACCTAGTTCAGAAGCTAATGGGTGGCATTCGGACAATGAGTTGAATTCAAAAGGATTACCCCCTCGGGTGGTTAAATGTGACGAAGAGCTGAGAAGCTCAGCGGCTGACTCGAAGTACGGTTCTGGAGGATTTCCAGACACAAGCTTGGCAGTAGTTCCCAGTCAACAAGAGGATCCAGCTGGAGTGCCACCAGAG TGGACACCGCCCAATTTAAGTGTACCTATCTTGAATTTAGTGGACAAGATTTTTCAGCTGAATAGAAGAGGCTGGCTAAG AAGACAAGTATTTTGGATATCAAAGGAAATAATGCAGTTAATGATGGAGGATGCTATTGATGATTGGCTGTTAAGGCAAATCCATTGGCTACGGAGAGAGGATGTTATTGCTCAGGGAATCGGATGGATTAAAGAT GTTCTCTGGCCGAATGgcattttctttataaaattaAGAAATCCAGTTGAAATCAACAATCGCGAACCAGATCAAGGAACCACGAGACAACCTGTAGGAAGTAAGGTCTCTAAGGCAGGATCTTTTGAGGAACAGCTTGAGGCTACTCGTAGAGCAAGTGATGTGAAAAAGATGCTCTATG ATGGTGCTCCCGCCACATTGGTCAGCTTAATTGGGCACAAGCAGTACAGACGTTGTGCTAGAGATTTGTATTATTTCCTTCAG TCTACCATCTGTTTAAAGCAGCTTACATATGGTGTCCTTGAACTTGTACTAATATCAGTCTTCCCTGAGCTGAGGGATGTTGTGAAGGATATCCATGAAAAGGCACAAGCTCAACCTGTGTAG
- the LOC104106399 gene encoding B3 domain-containing protein REM16-like: MTENALKKIDRRAVFFKIFNPTVKSELRIPAHFLRHISEDSPDKATLKCLSGGTWNVKLHIDENGLLINQGWEKFHKDNHIEGGEFLLFRYDGALQFTIRIFSKNGMEREVKSINMDKNQKASIFDMDKNQKMPPKYPYNSKFPKQTHVDVENGTEHETPRKKVALEKTEVLLTPDIPQFVKCLKGYNVNKSCFIHVPKPLCEQLSESANKTTVVLSNSEGKQWKVNCILQKGYHAFCGGWKQFVKDNKLKEGDVCVFQLVNTNELKVSVFDDPPESLLKLAA; this comes from the exons ATGACAGAAAACGCCTTAAAGAAGATAGATAGAAGAGCAGTCTTCTTCAAGATTTTTAATCCTACAGTCAAGAGTGAACTG AGAATACCAGCCCATTTTCTAAGGCATATTTCAGAAGATTCACCTGATAAAGCAACTCTGAAATGTCTTTCTGGAGGCACTTGGAATGTAAAATTACACATTGATGAAAATGGGTTGCTTATAAACCAAGGTTGGGAGAAATTCCACAAAGATAACCATATAGAAGGTGGGGAGTTTCTCTTGTTTAGGTACGACGGGGCTCTACAATTTACAATAAGAATTTTCAGCAAAAATGGAATGGAGAGAGAAGTGAAGTCAATAAACATGGACAAAAATCAAAAAGCTTCAATATTTGATATGGACAAGAACCAGAAAATGCCACCAAAATACCCTTACAATTCCAAATTCCCTAAACAGACTCATGTGGACGTTGAAAATGGCACAG AACATGAAACTCCAAGAAAAAAAGTTGCACTTGAGAAAACTGAGGTCCTTCTAACTCCAGATATTCCTCAATTTGTGAAATGTTTGAAAGGCTACAATGTGAACAAGTCCTGTTTCATA CATGTTCCAAAGCCTTTGTGTGAACAACTTTCAGAATCAGCCAATAAGACAACAGTTGTACTCAGTAATTCAGAAGGAAAACAATGGAAAGTGAATTGTATATTACAAAAAGGATACCATGCTTTTTGTGGAGGGTGGAAACAGTTTGTGAAAGATAACAAACTTAAAGAAGGAGATGTCTGTGTTTTTCAGCTTGTCAATACAAATGAACTGAAGGTCTCCGTTTTCGACGATCCTCCTGAATCTCTACTGAAACTtgctgcataa